The following are encoded together in the Pseudoalteromonas shioyasakiensis genome:
- a CDS encoding FAD-dependent oxidoreductase translates to MSENVYQFIDVQRVDPRKKPISARKQSFVEIYEPFSETQVNSQADRCLDCGNPYCEWKCPVHNYIPQWLKLIRTGRILEAAELSHRTNSLPEVCGRVCPQDRLCEGSCTLDEEFGAVTIGNIEKYITDTAFKMGWKPDMSYVVWSDKKVAIIGAGPAGLGCADILVRNGVKPVVFDRHPEIGGLLTFGIPSFKLEKEVMQKRREIFTEMGVEFKLNTEVGVDITLDEILAEYDAVFLGVGTYQSMRAGLENEDADGVFDALPFLIGNTNRVMGYAEDKQAYLDMANEKVVVLGGGDTAMDCVRTSIRQGATQVTCAYRRDEENMPGSKREVKNAREEGVEFTFNVQPKGIVVDEQGKVAGVKMVKTQLGEPDENGRRRAEEVAGSEHVIEATKVLMAFGFKPHKMDWLEPYGVEINHWGGINAPEKGEFTHQTTNPKIFAGGDIVRGSDLVVTAIFEGRNAAEGIMDYLDV, encoded by the coding sequence ATGAGCGAAAATGTATACCAGTTTATCGATGTGCAACGTGTTGATCCGCGTAAAAAGCCAATTTCAGCACGTAAACAATCTTTCGTAGAAATCTACGAGCCGTTTTCTGAGACACAAGTTAACTCACAGGCGGATCGCTGTTTAGATTGTGGTAACCCGTACTGTGAATGGAAATGCCCAGTACATAACTATATTCCACAATGGTTAAAGCTCATTCGTACTGGCCGTATTTTAGAAGCGGCAGAGCTGTCTCACCGTACAAACAGCTTACCAGAGGTGTGTGGCCGAGTTTGTCCACAAGACCGTTTGTGTGAAGGCTCTTGTACACTTGACGAAGAGTTTGGTGCTGTCACTATCGGTAATATCGAAAAGTACATCACTGACACGGCCTTTAAGATGGGCTGGAAACCAGATATGTCGTATGTGGTTTGGTCTGACAAAAAAGTAGCTATCATTGGTGCAGGCCCTGCGGGCTTAGGTTGTGCAGATATTTTAGTACGTAACGGTGTAAAGCCTGTGGTGTTTGACCGTCATCCAGAAATCGGTGGTCTTCTTACGTTTGGTATTCCTTCATTCAAACTTGAAAAAGAAGTAATGCAAAAGCGTCGTGAAATTTTCACTGAAATGGGTGTTGAGTTTAAGCTAAACACTGAAGTTGGTGTTGACATTACCCTTGATGAAATTTTGGCTGAATATGATGCCGTGTTCTTAGGTGTTGGTACGTATCAAAGTATGCGTGCAGGCCTTGAAAACGAAGATGCGGATGGTGTGTTCGACGCACTACCGTTCTTAATTGGTAACACAAACCGTGTTATGGGCTATGCCGAAGACAAACAAGCTTACCTTGATATGGCGAACGAAAAGGTTGTTGTGTTAGGCGGTGGTGATACAGCAATGGACTGTGTAAGAACCTCTATTCGACAAGGCGCTACACAGGTTACCTGTGCTTATCGTCGTGACGAAGAAAATATGCCTGGCTCAAAGCGCGAAGTTAAAAATGCCCGTGAAGAGGGCGTAGAATTTACCTTTAACGTTCAACCTAAAGGTATTGTGGTTGACGAGCAAGGTAAGGTTGCTGGCGTTAAAATGGTAAAAACGCAACTTGGTGAGCCGGACGAAAATGGTCGTCGTCGCGCTGAAGAGGTCGCTGGTTCTGAGCATGTTATTGAAGCAACCAAAGTGCTCATGGCGTTTGGTTTTAAACCTCATAAAATGGATTGGTTAGAACCTTACGGTGTTGAAATCAATCATTGGGGCGGTATCAATGCACCAGAAAAAGGTGAATTCACACACCAAACAACTAACCCGAAAATCTTTGCCGGTGGCGATATCGTCCGCGGGTCAGACTTAGTGGTAACGGCTATTTTCGAAGGCCGAAATGCCGCTGAAGGGATTATGGATTACTTAGACGTATAA
- a CDS encoding response regulator: protein MPQILVVEDDLDIAEQVLLFFNASGFTTHHITDGSAVVSWVKENSPDAIILDVMLPNLDGVECMKQIRAFSMVPIIMVTAKVEEADRLKGLEHGADDYVCKPFSGAELVMRVKAILRRCAPVSNSNEAVETAATICLNEDALEVEIKGVSLGLTKVEFDVFKLLYKAPKRVFSRQQILDHIQPNNFDITDRVIDSHIKNIRKKLKNLQFSPKIVASVYGAGYRYDERQID, encoded by the coding sequence ATGCCGCAGATATTAGTCGTTGAAGACGACTTAGATATTGCAGAACAAGTGCTGTTGTTCTTCAATGCATCTGGCTTTACCACTCACCACATCACTGATGGCAGTGCTGTGGTGTCGTGGGTTAAAGAAAATAGTCCGGATGCAATAATTCTAGATGTAATGTTACCCAATTTAGATGGCGTGGAGTGCATGAAGCAGATCCGCGCTTTTTCTATGGTACCTATTATTATGGTAACCGCTAAAGTCGAAGAGGCTGATAGGTTAAAAGGGTTAGAACATGGTGCTGATGACTATGTCTGTAAACCTTTTAGCGGTGCAGAGCTGGTGATGCGTGTTAAAGCTATTTTAAGGCGCTGCGCGCCGGTATCTAATAGCAATGAAGCTGTTGAAACGGCAGCTACTATTTGTTTAAACGAAGATGCGCTTGAAGTTGAGATTAAAGGCGTGTCTTTGGGTTTAACTAAAGTGGAATTTGACGTATTTAAGCTTTTGTATAAAGCCCCTAAGCGCGTTTTTTCAAGACAGCAGATACTTGATCATATCCAACCCAATAACTTTGATATTACCGACCGCGTAATCGACAGTCATATCAAAAATATTCGCAAAAAACTAAAGAATTTACAGTTCTCTCCTAAGATAGTCGCTTCCGTTTACGGTGCAGGCTATCGCTATGATGAACGTCAAATCGATTGA
- a CDS encoding ATP-binding protein — protein sequence MKYSLLIATCLLSFSCVATSLPSSLLNQVTDLENQGKLSEALSILEQYKDVNNATSSPEIAMAQAPLLRKQGHYSKAIELLSPIQKLASLSKKDQYHIQKELGINYRRQVKTIEAKKHYMAALALANELEDKNLQAQSHSNLGSLYDTLNDLEQSMHHQVKAQALLESSDNFELVATNFYNLANLAHRLDDLSQSEYFYKKALEFDIKTKNQMNIADTSLQLAKLVYKRGDLEQALPLLNNAYTRLADINAYENMATAKHTLMQLYLKIGNQHMALSSAESGLNAALESGSALSKIYSYFNLIELHLALKNSELIGLYLSRTKELLTDIDNRLLNQKQHGYTAIYAELIGDYKLAAEQLKLENKLAESLFEEHLNQAVEKNKTQLTAIEQQQRIDDEIQKNKLATAQMNNQRLEKQIWLLSAGIVLLFSTLALVLYYFKHRKALFKAKLYQYSLIEKDKMLADISHELRTPLSVLKLHIEALELDIQENRDLAYSKINGKIAQLNNLISDVYQLSQAENKTLTLNLQQYNAAQIFAEYEQDMRRYVCSHQLTFFTDIVIADDVEITVDKQKIDQILNNIFTNACLYTDTPGHVRLKVRANKQELFIQVDDTSPGVGKAHIGKLFDRLYRVEESRSRASGGSGLGLSICQSFVELMSGNINALPGKSGGLCIRILLPLGNK from the coding sequence ATGAAATACTCTTTACTTATCGCCACGTGTTTACTGTCTTTTTCGTGTGTAGCAACCTCACTACCTAGCTCTCTATTAAATCAAGTCACTGACCTTGAGAACCAAGGTAAGCTCAGTGAAGCTCTCTCTATTCTTGAGCAATACAAAGATGTAAATAACGCTACATCAAGCCCCGAAATTGCTATGGCACAAGCGCCTCTTTTACGTAAACAAGGTCATTACAGCAAAGCGATTGAACTGTTATCGCCAATACAAAAGCTTGCAAGTCTGAGCAAAAAGGACCAATACCACATCCAAAAAGAGTTGGGGATCAACTACCGTCGCCAAGTAAAAACGATTGAAGCAAAGAAGCACTACATGGCAGCCTTAGCGCTTGCAAACGAACTTGAAGACAAAAACCTACAAGCACAAAGCCATAGCAATTTAGGTTCACTATACGACACGCTGAATGATCTTGAGCAATCAATGCATCATCAGGTAAAAGCGCAAGCGTTATTAGAAAGCAGCGATAATTTTGAACTAGTTGCCACTAACTTTTATAACTTAGCTAACCTTGCTCACAGGCTTGATGACCTCTCGCAATCTGAGTACTTCTATAAAAAAGCACTCGAGTTTGATATTAAAACCAAAAACCAAATGAATATTGCTGATACCAGCTTACAGCTTGCCAAGCTGGTATATAAACGAGGTGATTTAGAGCAGGCTCTTCCCTTATTAAATAACGCCTATACCCGTTTAGCCGATATCAATGCCTATGAGAATATGGCGACGGCGAAGCATACGTTAATGCAACTGTATTTGAAAATAGGCAACCAACATATGGCATTAAGTAGTGCAGAGTCTGGGCTTAACGCAGCGCTTGAATCTGGCTCGGCGTTAAGTAAGATTTACTCTTACTTTAACTTAATTGAACTGCATTTAGCACTTAAAAACTCTGAGCTAATTGGTCTTTATTTAAGTCGAACAAAAGAGTTGTTAACTGATATTGATAACCGTTTATTGAATCAAAAACAGCATGGCTATACCGCAATTTATGCTGAACTTATTGGTGATTACAAGCTAGCTGCCGAGCAGCTAAAGCTTGAAAATAAACTGGCCGAGTCTTTATTTGAAGAGCATTTAAATCAAGCTGTTGAAAAGAACAAAACACAATTAACAGCAATCGAGCAACAGCAGCGCATTGATGATGAGATACAAAAAAACAAACTCGCTACAGCTCAAATGAATAATCAGCGATTAGAAAAACAGATATGGCTGTTATCAGCCGGCATTGTTTTATTGTTCAGTACGCTTGCCTTAGTGCTGTATTACTTTAAGCATCGAAAAGCACTATTTAAAGCAAAGCTGTATCAATATAGCTTGATTGAAAAAGACAAAATGCTTGCTGATATCTCTCATGAATTACGCACACCATTGAGCGTATTGAAGCTGCATATAGAAGCCCTTGAGCTCGATATTCAGGAAAACCGCGATCTCGCTTACAGCAAAATTAATGGCAAAATAGCACAACTTAATAACTTAATTTCAGATGTGTATCAGTTATCTCAAGCTGAAAACAAAACCCTGACATTGAACCTTCAACAATATAATGCCGCGCAAATTTTTGCTGAATATGAGCAAGATATGCGCCGTTATGTTTGCAGTCATCAGCTCACATTTTTCACTGACATTGTTATTGCTGATGATGTTGAGATTACGGTAGATAAACAAAAAATAGACCAAATCCTCAACAATATTTTTACTAATGCGTGTCTATATACAGACACGCCAGGCCATGTTCGCCTAAAGGTGAGAGCGAACAAACAAGAGCTGTTTATTCAAGTTGATGATACTTCTCCGGGTGTAGGTAAAGCTCATATAGGCAAGCTCTTTGACCGTTTATATCGTGTTGAAGAGTCTCGTAGCCGCGCATCAGGGGGGTCTGGTTTAGGGTTATCAATTTGTCAGAGTTTTGTCGAGTTGATGTCAGGTAATATTAACGCGTTACCAGGTAAGTCAGGTGGCTTATGTATCAGAATCTTACTGCCTTTAGGCAATAAATAA
- the recN gene encoding DNA repair protein RecN — MLIGLEIKNFAIVSNLSTEWHSGMTAITGETGAGKSIAIDALSLCLGERADAGAVRPGTDRAEICAQFDISQLPLAQHFLEQHLLSNNEGECLLRRVICKNGRSKSYINGSSVTAAQLKELGQYLISIHGQHAHQHLLKAEHQLHLLDAYAGHNKLLTDVKERYKAYQALLKEFNQLEQQQQQQAAQKQLLEYQVAELDEFALQPGEFEEIETEHHKLSHSQTILESCQRELQLLYESDEQSACSLLQHSAQQFAELASYDESLSSIASLLSEAAVQVEEASREIRSYVDVTDLDPARLDEVETRLTGAMDLARKHHIKPEELVEFHQSIAEELASISYNSDRLVALENEISDALEQYKHAAQLLSESRHSYADTLNQLISDSMANLSMENGKFAIDIQQTSDKAPSAMGFDTVSFLVSTNPGQPMQALSKVASGGELSRISLAIQVIIAQRVTTPTLIFDEVDVGISGPTASAVGKLLRQLGKSTQVICVTHLPQVASSGHQQFFVAKEIANGETFTHMNKLSKDGRIDEIARLLAGDNISKMARANAKELISAHA; from the coding sequence ATGTTAATCGGGTTAGAAATTAAAAATTTTGCCATTGTAAGTAATTTAAGTACTGAGTGGCACAGTGGTATGACAGCCATTACAGGTGAAACAGGCGCAGGTAAATCAATTGCAATTGATGCCCTCTCTTTATGCTTAGGTGAACGTGCAGATGCTGGTGCCGTTCGCCCTGGTACTGATCGTGCAGAAATATGTGCACAGTTTGATATAAGCCAACTCCCTCTTGCCCAACACTTTTTAGAGCAACATTTGCTTTCAAACAACGAAGGTGAATGTTTACTACGCCGTGTTATTTGCAAAAATGGCCGTAGCAAAAGCTATATCAATGGCAGCTCAGTTACCGCTGCACAATTAAAAGAGTTAGGTCAGTATTTAATTTCTATCCATGGACAACACGCCCATCAGCATTTATTAAAAGCTGAACATCAGTTACATCTGCTTGATGCCTATGCTGGCCACAATAAGCTATTAACTGATGTTAAAGAGCGCTACAAAGCTTACCAAGCATTACTCAAAGAATTTAACCAGCTTGAACAACAACAGCAGCAACAGGCAGCTCAAAAGCAATTACTTGAGTATCAAGTAGCCGAACTTGATGAATTTGCTCTGCAACCGGGTGAGTTTGAAGAGATTGAAACTGAGCATCATAAACTAAGCCATAGCCAAACAATCTTAGAATCATGTCAGCGTGAGTTACAACTCTTATACGAAAGCGATGAGCAAAGTGCATGTTCATTGTTGCAGCATAGTGCTCAACAATTTGCAGAGCTAGCAAGCTACGATGAAAGCTTATCTAGCATAGCATCTCTACTGAGTGAAGCTGCCGTTCAAGTTGAAGAAGCAAGCCGCGAGATACGCAGTTATGTTGATGTTACCGACTTAGACCCCGCTCGCTTAGACGAAGTTGAAACTCGTTTAACCGGTGCTATGGACCTTGCCCGTAAACATCACATCAAACCAGAGGAGCTCGTTGAGTTTCACCAATCAATCGCAGAAGAATTAGCATCAATTAGTTATAACAGCGACCGCCTTGTTGCACTTGAAAACGAAATCAGCGATGCCCTTGAGCAATATAAGCATGCCGCTCAATTGTTGAGTGAAAGCCGTCATAGCTACGCAGATACGCTTAACCAGTTAATTAGTGATAGCATGGCGAATTTATCGATGGAAAACGGCAAGTTTGCGATTGATATTCAACAAACTAGCGATAAAGCACCAAGTGCAATGGGTTTTGATACTGTATCGTTCTTGGTATCGACCAACCCGGGTCAACCGATGCAAGCACTGTCTAAAGTGGCTTCTGGTGGTGAGTTATCGCGGATTAGTTTAGCTATTCAGGTAATTATTGCTCAGCGTGTTACAACGCCGACTCTTATTTTCGATGAAGTTGATGTGGGTATTTCAGGCCCTACTGCTTCTGCAGTCGGCAAGCTATTGCGCCAATTAGGTAAATCGACCCAAGTTATTTGTGTAACTCACTTGCCACAGGTTGCAAGTTCTGGACATCAACAATTTTTTGTAGCCAAAGAAATTGCAAACGGCGAAACATTTACGCATATGAATAAACTGTCAAAAGATGGCCGTATCGATGAAATTGCCCGACTACTTGCTGGCGACAACATTAGTAAAATGGCAAGAGCGAATGCTAAAGAACTTATTAGCGCACATGCATAA